In Canis lupus baileyi chromosome X, mCanLup2.hap1, whole genome shotgun sequence, one DNA window encodes the following:
- the LOC140628227 gene encoding large ribosomal subunit protein eL31-like, which translates to MAKKGGEKKKGRSAINEVVTREYTINIHKRIHGVGFKKRAPRALKEIRKFAMKEMGTPDVRIDTRLNKAVWAKGIRNVPYRIRVRLSRKRNEDEDSPNKLYTLVTYVPVTTFKNLQTVNVDEN; encoded by the coding sequence ATGGCAAAGAAGGGTGGCGAGAAGAAGAAGGGCCGTTCTGCCATCaacgaggtagtgaccagagaataCACCATCAACATTCACAAACGTATCCATGGAGTGGGTTTCAAGAAGCGTGCCCCTCGGGCACTCAAAGAGATCCGGAAAtttgccatgaaggagatgggaactccagatgtgcgcattgacaccaggctcaacaaagctgtctgggccaaaggaataaggaatgttccataccGTATCCGTGTGCGGTTGTCCAGAAAACGTAACGAGGATGAAgattcaccaaacaagctctacaCGCTGGTTACCTACGtacctgtcaccactttcaaaaatctacagactgttaatgtggatgagaactaa